Proteins encoded in a region of the uncultured Paludibaculum sp. genome:
- a CDS encoding LssY C-terminal domain-containing protein, producing the protein MISFLTLAAFRTSAILIWMLVLAPEWVKAGALNSLPANSETTVTVRLLSPLSSFSSRPGDEFQAIVVAPMESRGQVLVPRNSIVYGRVTKKRKVGRGFIHERATMQLEFYGWRPPGGTQQPFSAQLTEIDNAREQVLTNGRIKGILATSGPPGFLLGMWRRPDLSMFGRASIGFSGIAHFTWLQSNFHPAMAPAIAGLRMLAVRFPEPEIHLPAGSDLILSIRSRLQPFGGAQQEERRPETSEFVPLAAAQPLLTTRGNGDKTADITNILFIGSKDDVEQAFDQAGWHTADTMAPQSILRAYRAMTTQDAYLTAPVSLLQLEGRPPDLVFQRSLNTIAKRHHIRVWKQPDLVDGREVWVAAATHDTGIQVRAGGMSYTHRTDPYIDKERRKVVEDLKFAGCVESENLVDRPDFSDEPYGRISTDGRMSVVQLKTCTPTVDFRVVSQIPPERISPSARLLRRFILENRHAIIRGNLYYVAYQGISAQWKKRQRPVPPQVERETESFDTPVD; encoded by the coding sequence GTGATTAGTTTTCTCACGCTTGCTGCCTTCAGGACATCCGCCATTCTGATTTGGATGCTCGTGCTGGCACCGGAATGGGTGAAGGCTGGGGCACTTAACAGCTTGCCCGCCAACTCAGAGACGACGGTGACCGTGCGTCTGTTGAGCCCCCTGTCGAGCTTTTCGTCCCGGCCTGGAGACGAATTCCAGGCGATCGTCGTGGCCCCGATGGAATCGCGCGGTCAGGTATTGGTGCCACGGAACAGCATTGTTTATGGGCGGGTGACGAAGAAGAGGAAGGTGGGGCGCGGGTTCATTCACGAGCGAGCCACGATGCAGTTGGAGTTTTATGGATGGCGGCCTCCGGGCGGAACTCAGCAGCCGTTCAGCGCACAGCTCACTGAGATCGACAACGCTCGCGAACAAGTGTTGACGAATGGACGCATCAAGGGGATTCTCGCCACCAGCGGTCCACCCGGATTCCTGTTGGGCATGTGGCGCCGGCCGGATCTGTCGATGTTTGGGCGGGCTTCCATCGGCTTCTCGGGGATTGCTCACTTCACTTGGCTGCAATCGAATTTCCATCCCGCCATGGCGCCGGCTATCGCCGGCCTGAGGATGTTGGCGGTTCGGTTCCCCGAGCCGGAGATTCATCTCCCGGCGGGCTCGGATCTGATTCTCAGCATTCGCAGCCGTCTGCAGCCGTTTGGGGGAGCTCAGCAGGAAGAACGCCGGCCAGAAACCTCCGAGTTCGTGCCGCTCGCCGCCGCCCAGCCGTTGTTGACGACGCGCGGCAATGGCGACAAGACCGCCGACATCACGAACATTCTGTTTATTGGATCGAAGGACGATGTCGAACAGGCCTTTGACCAGGCGGGATGGCACACCGCCGACACGATGGCGCCACAGAGCATTCTGCGGGCCTACCGGGCGATGACCACGCAGGATGCCTATCTGACGGCGCCGGTGTCGCTGCTGCAACTGGAAGGGCGGCCGCCTGACCTCGTCTTTCAGCGTTCGTTGAACACGATTGCGAAGCGCCACCATATTCGGGTGTGGAAACAGCCCGATCTGGTCGACGGGCGTGAGGTGTGGGTAGCCGCCGCGACACACGACACGGGCATCCAGGTACGCGCCGGAGGCATGTCCTACACTCATCGCACCGATCCGTATATCGACAAGGAGCGCCGCAAAGTTGTGGAGGACCTGAAATTCGCAGGTTGTGTCGAGAGCGAGAACCTGGTGGACAGGCCCGACTTCTCGGACGAGCCCTACGGCCGAATTTCCACCGATGGACGGATGTCGGTCGTACAGCTGAAAACCTGTACGCCGACGGTCGACTTCAGAGTGGTCTCCCAGATTCCTCCCGAGAGGATCAGTCCCTCGGCTCGCCTGCTGCGGCGGTTCATCCTGGAGAATCGCCACGCGATCATCCGAGGGAATCTGTACTACGTGGCGTATCAAGGAATCAGCGCCCAATGGAAGAAGCGGCAGAGGCCGGTGCCGCCTCAAGTTGAACGTGAGACCGAGAGCTTCGACACTCCGGTTGACTAG